The Chryseobacterium aureum genome contains a region encoding:
- a CDS encoding putative quinol monooxygenase, producing MNLHIIALFKFNENYLMDAVELFQNLVKETRKEEGCLQYDLIEDKDNKGTFFLIELWESVEHHNRHNGQDHLLDFRKDASRIMESSAEVYKGFKIY from the coding sequence ATGAATTTACATATCATTGCACTTTTTAAGTTTAATGAAAATTATCTGATGGATGCCGTAGAGCTGTTTCAGAACCTGGTAAAAGAAACCAGAAAAGAAGAAGGCTGCCTGCAGTATGATCTTATTGAAGATAAAGATAATAAAGGGACTTTCTTCCTGATTGAGCTTTGGGAAAGTGTAGAACACCACAACAGACATAATGGTCAGGATCATCTTCTGGATTTCCGTAAAGATGCTTCCAGAATTATGGAAAGCTCAGCAGAGGTGTACAAAGGATTTAAAATATATTAG
- a CDS encoding cupin-like domain-containing protein, translating to MRLTPVQKIKKISSETFINKHMKPRIPIILEDFIHPESPAFKKWNYEYFKEIAGNHIVNIYGSELDSLDKVASDPVAQSTFSEYLDLIQSTPTEYRLFLFNLLKIKPELKNDIIYNDVTNGKILKWLPFMFFGGEGSVTRNHIDIDMSHVFITQFQGIKRVWLFPWEQSDFMYKLPYNFHSLAQIKTPDYRQYPALLYLNGYEAILQPGETLYIPSGWWHYIQYDTEGYSISVRALPSSPLEKWRGFKNLVITRHFDTLMRRIFKERWFDYKVRKARKRGTRAARKQRSFQI from the coding sequence ATGAGACTAACGCCGGTACAAAAAATAAAGAAAATCAGTTCTGAAACGTTTATTAATAAACATATGAAGCCTAGAATTCCCATTATTCTTGAGGACTTTATTCATCCGGAAAGTCCAGCTTTTAAAAAATGGAATTATGAATATTTCAAAGAAATCGCAGGTAACCATATAGTCAATATATATGGAAGTGAACTTGATTCTCTGGACAAAGTAGCGAGTGATCCTGTGGCACAATCCACCTTTTCGGAATATCTTGATTTGATCCAATCCACTCCTACTGAATACAGGCTTTTCTTATTTAATTTGTTAAAAATAAAACCTGAGCTTAAGAATGACATCATCTACAACGATGTTACGAATGGTAAAATACTGAAATGGCTGCCCTTTATGTTTTTCGGCGGCGAAGGTTCTGTAACCAGAAATCACATCGATATTGATATGTCCCATGTTTTCATCACTCAATTCCAGGGCATCAAAAGAGTATGGCTCTTCCCTTGGGAACAATCTGATTTTATGTACAAGCTTCCCTATAATTTCCACAGTCTTGCCCAGATAAAAACTCCGGATTACAGACAATATCCTGCACTACTCTATTTAAATGGTTACGAAGCCATTCTTCAGCCCGGTGAAACGCTTTATATTCCTTCCGGATGGTGGCATTATATTCAATATGATACGGAAGGCTACTCAATATCTGTGAGAGCTCTTCCTTCCAGCCCGCTTGAAAAGTGGCGTGGTTTTAAAAATCTGGTCATCACAAGACATTTTGATACGCTCATGCGCAGAATATTCAAAGAAAGATGGTTTGATTACAAAGTAAGAAAAGCAAGAAAAAGAGGTACCAGAGCGGCCAGAAAACAAAGAAGCTTTCAAATCTGA
- a CDS encoding ABC transporter permease gives MIAILKKELWSYFGNWSAWVIIAAFSLIATLFLFFFDNDSNIFEIGMASLQSYFVLVPWLLMFIIPALSMKTFAEEQQTGTLNWLFSQPLKISELVTGKFLSVWIVGILCLIPSLIYLYTVYVLGVPAGNIDLGMTFGSYFGLIVLIAAFSAVGILASSLSQNQIMAYLLGVFMCFIMYFGIEQLASYKLLGGADFILQNIGFYQHFLGFTRGLIDFKDVAYFVLVIGASLVLSNHFINKKK, from the coding sequence ATGATTGCAATTTTAAAGAAAGAACTTTGGAGTTACTTTGGAAACTGGAGTGCATGGGTGATCATTGCCGCTTTCAGTCTGATCGCAACCCTTTTCCTGTTCTTTTTCGACAACGATTCTAATATTTTTGAGATCGGAATGGCCTCACTTCAAAGCTATTTTGTATTGGTCCCATGGCTGCTGATGTTTATCATTCCGGCACTTTCTATGAAAACTTTTGCCGAAGAACAGCAAACCGGAACCTTAAACTGGCTTTTCTCACAGCCGTTAAAGATTTCAGAACTGGTAACCGGAAAATTTCTTTCCGTATGGATTGTTGGAATCTTATGCCTTATTCCTTCGTTGATTTACCTTTATACAGTATATGTGCTGGGTGTTCCGGCAGGAAATATTGATCTTGGAATGACCTTTGGAAGTTACTTTGGACTGATCGTGTTAATTGCAGCATTTTCAGCGGTGGGGATCTTAGCGTCTTCATTATCTCAGAATCAGATCATGGCTTATCTGCTGGGCGTTTTTATGTGTTTTATCATGTATTTTGGAATCGAGCAGCTTGCAAGTTATAAACTATTGGGAGGAGCAGATTTTATTCTTCAGAATATTGGTTTTTATCAGCATTTCTTAGGCTTTACAAGAGGGCTTATTGATTTTAAAGATGTAGCCTATTTCGTGCTTGTTATTGGCGCTTCATTAGTATTGTCTAATCATTTTATTAACAAAAAGAAGTAG
- the gldG gene encoding gliding motility-associated ABC transporter substrate-binding protein GldG, with amino-acid sequence MKKFNAKSPLGIFLIVIVPLVIILTYSGIRLDLTKEKRYTLSDNTIKVLESVKKPLTVEVYLEGDFPASFKQLQSETKFMLEEFRKINPKIDFKFIDPIKTKMSQDTLMAMGMQPSILPDVKDGKISQITLFPYAVIKHGNNGVSIPLVVQQAGIDADQQLTRSIEGLEYNLVSNIKNIAAAKRKKIGILVNHDELNPDEFQGFVQLAMENYDAGPIIPKNQTELSVEDIPLLKQMSALVIAKPRKAFTDNEKVILDQYIMNGGKTLWMIDAVNAEMDTLTRAKKVMPFPVDINMTDFFFNYGVRINPALVKDVKKFALLRLVTGEVGGNPQYTSLPWPYYPLGIAENNNPITKNINPVKFEFPTSIDTLGGRKNIKTKILFESSERTLLKQVPNYVDLKEIASVDSLGQMEKPSTPKIFAVALEGKFNSAYASRIERKSYPGFKASSPENKMIIIADGDVGRNKVIKGKPLPLGVDLLTNEQFGNEQFLRNALDYLLDDSNLMELRNRNIEERLLDRQRITEEKSTWQWLNLLLPLVIIGLIGGLFFWLRKKKFG; translated from the coding sequence ATGAAGAAGTTCAATGCTAAATCCCCACTGGGAATATTCTTAATTGTAATTGTTCCTTTAGTGATTATCCTGACGTATTCGGGAATCAGATTAGACTTAACAAAAGAAAAAAGATATACACTTTCCGATAACACCATCAAAGTACTCGAGTCTGTGAAAAAGCCTCTGACTGTTGAAGTGTATCTTGAAGGAGATTTTCCTGCAAGTTTCAAGCAGCTGCAAAGCGAAACGAAATTCATGCTGGAAGAGTTCAGAAAAATTAATCCGAAGATTGATTTTAAATTCATTGATCCGATTAAAACAAAAATGTCTCAGGATACCCTGATGGCAATGGGCATGCAGCCGTCTATCCTTCCGGATGTGAAAGACGGAAAAATCTCACAGATCACCCTTTTCCCGTATGCTGTGATCAAACACGGAAATAATGGTGTTTCTATACCACTGGTAGTGCAGCAGGCCGGAATTGATGCTGACCAGCAGTTGACAAGATCTATTGAAGGATTGGAGTATAATCTGGTTTCCAATATCAAAAATATAGCCGCCGCGAAAAGAAAGAAAATAGGAATTCTGGTGAATCACGATGAGCTGAATCCGGACGAATTCCAGGGATTTGTACAGCTGGCTATGGAAAATTATGATGCAGGCCCTATTATTCCTAAAAATCAGACCGAACTTTCCGTAGAAGATATTCCGCTCTTAAAGCAAATGAGCGCTTTAGTGATTGCAAAACCAAGAAAAGCATTTACAGATAACGAAAAAGTAATTCTTGACCAGTATATCATGAACGGTGGGAAAACCCTGTGGATGATTGATGCAGTAAACGCTGAAATGGATACCTTAACAAGGGCTAAAAAGGTAATGCCTTTTCCTGTAGATATTAATATGACAGATTTTTTCTTTAACTATGGGGTGAGAATTAATCCTGCTTTGGTAAAAGATGTTAAAAAGTTTGCCCTTTTAAGATTGGTTACAGGTGAAGTGGGAGGGAATCCCCAATATACAAGTTTACCGTGGCCGTATTATCCGCTTGGAATTGCTGAAAATAATAATCCGATCACCAAAAATATCAATCCTGTAAAATTTGAATTCCCAACCTCCATTGATACCCTGGGGGGAAGAAAGAATATCAAAACAAAAATTCTTTTCGAATCCAGCGAAAGAACATTACTGAAACAGGTTCCGAACTATGTGGATCTAAAAGAAATAGCCAGCGTAGACAGCCTTGGACAAATGGAAAAACCAAGCACTCCAAAAATTTTCGCTGTAGCATTGGAAGGAAAATTTAATTCTGCCTATGCATCAAGAATTGAAAGAAAATCATACCCGGGATTCAAAGCATCAAGCCCGGAAAACAAAATGATCATTATTGCAGATGGAGATGTAGGAAGAAATAAAGTAATCAAAGGAAAACCGCTTCCTTTAGGTGTAGATCTTTTGACAAACGAACAGTTTGGAAACGAGCAGTTCCTTAGAAATGCCCTGGATTATCTGCTGGATGACAGCAACCTGATGGAATTGCGAAACAGAAACATCGAAGAAAGACTTCTGGACAGACAGAGAATTACTGAAGAGAAATCCACATGGCAGTGGCTGAATTTACTGCTTCCACTGGTGATTATTGGTCTCATCGGAGGATTGTTCTTCTGGTTAAGAAAAAAGAAATTTGGATAA
- the kbl gene encoding glycine C-acetyltransferase, producing the protein MISEKYLQHLQNELQNIENDGLYKRERIITSQQSAEIEANGKKLLNFCANNYLGLSNHPEVMKASQDMIQSHGYGMSSVRFICGTQDIHKDLEKKIADFLGLEDTILYAAAFDANGGVFEPLFTEEDAIISDELNHASIIDGVRLCKAARYRYKNNNMADLEAQLIAASEKNHRFKIIVTDGVFSMDGIVADLKGVCDLADKYDALVMVDDSHATGFIGKTGRGTHEANEVMGRVDIITSTLGKALGGALGGFTSGKKEIIDMLRQRSRPYLFSNSLAPGIVGAALKVLDMISDDTSLRDKVMENAAYFRTEMKAKGFDIPEGDAAIVPVMLYDAPLSQKMAEKLMDEGIYVIGFFYPVVPKGKARIRVQLSAAHTREHLDKAIAAFEKVGKELGVIS; encoded by the coding sequence ATGATCTCTGAAAAATATCTTCAACATTTACAGAACGAACTTCAGAATATTGAGAATGACGGCCTTTACAAAAGAGAAAGAATCATCACCTCTCAGCAAAGTGCGGAAATAGAAGCGAACGGGAAAAAGCTTTTGAATTTCTGCGCAAACAATTATCTGGGATTATCAAACCATCCGGAAGTGATGAAAGCTTCTCAGGATATGATTCAGTCTCACGGTTACGGGATGTCTTCTGTACGTTTCATCTGTGGAACACAGGATATTCACAAAGATCTGGAGAAAAAAATCGCTGATTTCTTAGGGCTTGAGGATACTATTCTTTATGCTGCAGCATTTGACGCGAATGGAGGGGTTTTTGAACCTTTGTTTACAGAAGAAGATGCTATTATTTCAGACGAACTGAACCACGCATCAATCATTGACGGGGTTCGTTTGTGTAAAGCAGCGAGATACCGATACAAAAACAATAATATGGCGGATCTGGAAGCTCAGTTGATCGCAGCTTCTGAAAAGAATCACCGCTTCAAGATCATTGTTACAGACGGAGTATTCTCAATGGACGGTATTGTGGCAGACTTAAAAGGAGTTTGTGATCTTGCCGATAAATATGATGCTCTGGTGATGGTAGATGATTCTCATGCGACAGGATTTATCGGGAAAACAGGTCGTGGAACCCATGAAGCTAATGAAGTAATGGGTAGGGTAGATATCATCACTTCTACCTTGGGGAAAGCCCTGGGAGGAGCTTTAGGAGGATTTACTTCCGGTAAGAAAGAGATCATTGATATGCTGAGACAGCGTTCAAGACCTTATTTATTCTCAAACTCTCTGGCTCCAGGTATTGTAGGAGCTGCGTTAAAAGTATTGGATATGATTTCTGATGACACATCCCTTCGTGATAAAGTCATGGAAAATGCAGCCTATTTCAGAACAGAGATGAAGGCGAAAGGGTTTGATATTCCTGAAGGGGATGCAGCTATTGTTCCGGTAATGCTTTATGATGCGCCGCTTTCTCAGAAAATGGCTGAAAAACTTATGGATGAAGGCATTTATGTCATCGGATTCTTCTATCCGGTAGTACCGAAAGGAAAAGCGAGAATCAGAGTACAGCTATCTGCAGCTCACACAAGAGAACATCTGGATAAAGCCATTGCTGCTTTTGAAAAAGTTGGAAAAGAATTAGGGGTGATCTCTTAA
- a CDS encoding M1 family aminopeptidase, translated as MTKLYLLVLGIVLFQPFYGQKYEQNTDMKGLIEKEKKSFTQKMNIGNTNPNTLNYDLQYQRMDVSLDPAVYNISGSVTSHFKPNQNMGSIYFDLSNSLTVSQVKYHGTNITSFQQLPSKELKIDFPASIPANTLDSLTIYYAGAPTTENDAFRTSLQGGTPVLSTLNEPYGAQDWFPTKQSLNDKIERFDFKITTPSNYSVAANGKLMSETFPTGSTKLTFWRTMYPTPAYLIALSITNFVKLTDTIGNPPFPFVNYIYPSTNSNATSIANINWTKQIMNTFETYFGLYPFRNEKYGHMEFMYGGGMEHQTMSSMGAWSKQLIAHELAHQWFGDKVTCGAWNDIWLNEGFATFGEHVANEKLLMNNTEFLNYLQGQSGFITGSAGGTVYVPDSGLSSIGRIFDSRLTYAKGGYILRMLKWILGDTAFYQALKDYHARPNLAYSYVRTSDFNASLLQSTGTDFTEFFNDWIYGEGYPTYNIKWMQSGNQAVFKVSQTQSSPTVSFFEMPLPVKVTGTGGQTAYLVLNNTSNNQYFLQSVTFPIASVQFNYEFQILEKNSTVAQDNTLSVSSAEKENFGLYPNPAKSEINLKGLNRAADFTIHAIDGKLVGKGTYQPGKAIGISELVPGTYIITIQEKNIKFIKH; from the coding sequence ATGACAAAATTGTACCTGTTGGTGTTGGGTATTGTATTATTTCAGCCGTTTTATGGCCAGAAGTATGAGCAGAATACCGATATGAAAGGATTAATCGAAAAAGAAAAAAAATCCTTTACCCAGAAAATGAATATTGGAAATACGAATCCCAATACATTAAATTATGACTTGCAGTACCAGAGAATGGATGTCAGCCTGGATCCTGCAGTGTATAATATCTCAGGATCGGTAACTTCCCACTTTAAGCCTAATCAAAATATGGGAAGTATTTATTTTGATCTGTCCAATTCTTTAACGGTTTCTCAGGTGAAATATCACGGAACCAACATTACAAGCTTTCAGCAGCTTCCTTCAAAAGAGCTGAAGATTGATTTTCCGGCTTCTATTCCTGCCAATACATTAGATTCTCTTACAATCTATTATGCAGGAGCACCCACTACCGAAAACGATGCTTTCAGGACATCCCTTCAAGGCGGAACTCCGGTTCTTTCTACCTTGAATGAACCTTACGGAGCCCAGGATTGGTTTCCGACAAAGCAAAGTTTAAATGATAAAATTGAAAGGTTTGATTTTAAAATTACCACGCCATCCAATTACAGCGTTGCAGCCAATGGAAAACTGATGTCCGAAACTTTTCCTACAGGATCTACCAAGCTTACTTTCTGGAGAACCATGTATCCTACACCGGCGTATTTGATAGCATTGTCCATTACTAATTTTGTAAAGCTTACGGATACTATCGGAAATCCGCCTTTTCCGTTCGTGAATTATATTTATCCTTCCACTAATTCAAATGCAACCAGTATCGCCAATATTAACTGGACAAAGCAGATAATGAATACTTTTGAGACGTATTTTGGTTTATACCCTTTCCGCAATGAAAAATATGGTCATATGGAATTTATGTATGGCGGAGGAATGGAGCATCAGACGATGTCTTCGATGGGAGCATGGAGCAAACAGCTTATTGCCCATGAGCTTGCCCATCAATGGTTCGGAGACAAAGTAACCTGTGGCGCATGGAACGATATCTGGCTGAATGAAGGGTTTGCCACCTTTGGAGAACATGTGGCCAATGAAAAACTGCTCATGAACAATACCGAATTCCTGAACTATTTACAAGGCCAGTCCGGCTTTATCACCGGAAGTGCGGGAGGTACCGTTTATGTACCTGATAGCGGGCTTTCCAGCATCGGCAGAATATTCGACAGCAGACTGACCTATGCTAAAGGAGGGTATATCCTGAGAATGCTGAAGTGGATTTTAGGGGATACTGCTTTTTACCAGGCACTTAAAGACTATCATGCAAGGCCTAATCTGGCATACAGCTATGTACGTACCTCTGATTTTAACGCCTCATTGCTTCAGTCTACCGGAACAGATTTCACAGAATTTTTCAATGACTGGATCTATGGAGAAGGGTATCCTACTTACAATATAAAATGGATGCAAAGCGGTAATCAGGCTGTATTCAAGGTTTCTCAGACGCAGAGCAGTCCTACAGTAAGCTTTTTTGAAATGCCTTTACCTGTAAAAGTAACCGGAACTGGTGGGCAGACCGCTTATCTGGTTCTTAACAATACTTCCAATAACCAATATTTTCTCCAATCGGTAACTTTCCCGATTGCAAGTGTTCAGTTTAATTATGAATTCCAGATTCTTGAGAAAAACTCTACAGTTGCTCAGGATAATACGTTAAGTGTTTCATCTGCTGAAAAAGAAAACTTTGGCTTATATCCTAATCCTGCCAAAAGTGAAATTAACCTGAAAGGTCTTAACAGAGCTGCAGATTTTACGATTCACGCTATAGATGGTAAACTGGTAGGAAAAGGCACTTATCAGCCAGGTAAGGCAATCGGGATCTCAGAATTGGTTCCGGGAACTTATATTATTACAATCCAGGAAAAGAATATTAAATTTATCAAGCATTAA
- a CDS encoding CopD family protein — protein sequence MLYTIIKALHIIFMVSYFAGVFYLVRIFVYYKDTDEFPEDKKKILREQYTFMARRLWNIITVPAGIIMAVCGLVMIFLNPGLMKMGWFHLKLTFLVGLAVYHYWCWKKVLHLKVLNGNTLRIANIKLRQANEIATFILFLVVFTVILKSMVIEYWWQLIAGFFVLVFLIMMTVKLVNKNKKNK from the coding sequence ATGCTTTATACAATCATCAAAGCGCTGCACATTATTTTTATGGTAAGCTACTTTGCGGGAGTTTTTTATCTTGTAAGGATTTTTGTTTACTATAAGGATACCGATGAATTTCCAGAAGATAAAAAGAAAATTCTGAGAGAGCAGTACACTTTTATGGCCAGAAGGCTGTGGAATATTATCACCGTTCCTGCGGGGATAATCATGGCAGTATGCGGATTGGTCATGATCTTTCTAAATCCGGGGCTGATGAAAATGGGGTGGTTTCATCTGAAGCTTACCTTTCTTGTCGGGCTTGCCGTTTATCATTACTGGTGCTGGAAAAAAGTCCTTCATTTAAAAGTACTGAACGGAAATACACTTCGGATTGCCAACATCAAACTGAGACAGGCTAATGAAATAGCAACCTTCATTCTTTTTCTGGTGGTATTTACGGTCATTTTAAAATCTATGGTGATCGAATACTGGTGGCAATTAATTGCAGGATTTTTCGTTCTTGTATTTCTGATCATGATGACCGTAAAATTGGTTAATAAAAATAAAAAAAATAAATAA
- a CDS encoding T9SS type A sorting domain-containing protein — protein MKIKLLWASVLALSVQQTILAQTDAMGYSQVNMTMGSGYQNRVFVNLADGNMVSQPANSWDIAFYRNSNYAFGSRINDAKDIEVYTASTNLADWDNISISNESSWGAPLYNPDQTTDWSQGAFEQGPVTSPNPNIPSTGWGVYNPVNHHIQGKAIFVLKYASGTYIKFAIEDAFAGYTFRYSKWNGTAWGATETRTIANGTDDSYFNYFSFDTGAKVPGLEPSRTAWDFVFTKYYTFYMGIQMYPLSGAIQSPTIKVAMVQPETQETAASAIPAATGFSSAITTVGHSWKGIGTVKNDVVYYVKKGNDYYRMYFTTNGGATTGNMYFKYKKITETLGVTEVGKKASFGIYPNPATADKKVTVLFDVKEKAENKGSVEVYDLTGKKVYAEELTNQAGFYRQDLNLSTLTSGNYLVKITYGGHSETKKLIVK, from the coding sequence ATGAAAATAAAATTACTTTGGGCTTCAGTATTGGCACTTTCTGTTCAGCAGACTATTTTAGCACAAACTGATGCAATGGGATACTCGCAGGTAAATATGACGATGGGAAGCGGATACCAGAACCGCGTGTTTGTAAACCTTGCAGATGGTAATATGGTTTCTCAGCCTGCCAATAGCTGGGATATTGCTTTTTATAGAAACTCAAATTATGCCTTCGGATCAAGAATAAATGACGCAAAAGATATTGAAGTATATACTGCTTCTACAAACTTAGCAGACTGGGATAATATCAGTATCAGTAATGAATCTTCTTGGGGAGCTCCGCTTTACAACCCGGATCAGACAACTGACTGGAGCCAGGGTGCTTTTGAACAGGGGCCTGTAACGTCCCCTAATCCCAATATTCCTTCAACAGGTTGGGGAGTTTACAATCCTGTGAACCATCATATCCAGGGTAAAGCTATTTTTGTTTTAAAATATGCTTCAGGAACTTACATTAAGTTTGCCATTGAGGATGCTTTTGCGGGGTATACATTCAGGTATTCAAAATGGAACGGCACAGCATGGGGAGCTACCGAAACAAGAACGATCGCTAATGGAACAGATGATTCTTATTTCAATTACTTCTCATTTGATACGGGTGCAAAAGTTCCTGGTCTGGAGCCATCCAGAACTGCATGGGATTTCGTATTTACCAAATATTACACATTTTACATGGGTATACAGATGTATCCGCTTTCAGGAGCCATCCAAAGTCCTACAATAAAAGTAGCAATGGTACAGCCCGAAACTCAGGAAACGGCAGCTTCTGCAATCCCTGCTGCCACAGGCTTCTCATCAGCTATCACTACGGTAGGACACTCATGGAAGGGTATCGGAACTGTAAAAAATGATGTTGTATACTACGTTAAAAAAGGAAATGATTATTACAGAATGTACTTTACTACCAACGGAGGTGCAACTACAGGAAATATGTATTTCAAATACAAAAAGATCACGGAAACACTGGGCGTTACTGAGGTAGGGAAAAAAGCTTCTTTCGGTATTTATCCGAACCCTGCAACAGCAGATAAAAAAGTGACTGTTCTTTTTGATGTTAAGGAAAAAGCGGAGAACAAGGGAAGTGTGGAAGTTTATGATCTGACTGGTAAAAAGGTATATGCTGAAGAACTGACCAATCAGGCAGGATTCTACAGGCAGGATCTGAACCTTTCTACCCTTACCTCAGGAAATTACCTTGTAAAAATTACTTACGGCGGGCATTCAGAAACGAAAAAGCTTATCGTGAAATAA
- a CDS encoding RrF2 family transcriptional regulator, whose amino-acid sequence MLSKKSQYAFKALSYLVEKRNDGPILISEIAEHKKIPLKFLENILLELKKADILDSKKGKGGGYFLKENPENVKLAKIIRLVNGPIAMLPCVSLNFYEKCEDCNEDHCGLHDVLIEVRDASLTILESKTLMDLVD is encoded by the coding sequence ATGCTTTCAAAAAAATCTCAATATGCTTTTAAGGCGCTCTCATATCTTGTAGAAAAAAGAAATGATGGCCCTATTCTTATTTCTGAAATTGCGGAACACAAAAAGATTCCTTTAAAGTTTTTGGAAAATATTCTGCTTGAACTGAAAAAAGCGGACATTCTCGACAGTAAAAAAGGAAAAGGCGGCGGATACTTCCTTAAAGAAAATCCAGAAAATGTAAAGCTGGCTAAGATCATCCGTCTGGTCAATGGCCCCATCGCCATGCTTCCCTGCGTAAGTCTGAATTTCTACGAAAAATGTGAAGACTGCAACGAAGACCACTGCGGACTTCACGATGTTTTGATAGAAGTTCGGGATGCTTCCCTTACTATTCTGGAAAGTAAAACTTTAATGGATCTGGTAGACTAA
- a CDS encoding DUF4268 domain-containing protein, whose protein sequence is MFSKQEAQQLKKEFWTAFGRSFPRKWILYDTKIKDMAFKFSADNKKAEVSLDIEMKDEIFRNAYYEKIWSLEDILKDFIGDFHKEEHFALENGKIISRIWIEKQGVSVFNKNTWQEIFEFFVEKMDGFERFYYEYEDFIKDI, encoded by the coding sequence ATGTTCAGTAAACAAGAGGCACAGCAGTTAAAAAAAGAATTTTGGACCGCTTTTGGAAGATCATTTCCCCGCAAATGGATTCTTTATGATACCAAAATTAAGGATATGGCATTTAAATTTTCTGCGGACAACAAAAAAGCAGAAGTTTCTCTGGATATCGAAATGAAGGACGAAATTTTCAGAAATGCCTATTACGAAAAGATCTGGTCTCTGGAAGATATATTAAAAGATTTCATTGGAGACTTTCATAAGGAAGAACATTTCGCTTTAGAAAACGGTAAGATAATCAGCAGAATATGGATAGAAAAACAGGGTGTTTCCGTTTTTAATAAAAATACCTGGCAGGAAATTTTTGAATTTTTTGTTGAGAAAATGGACGGTTTTGAGAGGTTTTACTACGAATATGAAGATTTTATAAAGGATATTTGA
- a CDS encoding sulfite exporter TauE/SafE family protein, translated as MVISRKIQVRLNVLFITVAVISVLVFSMYELGYLDELLNILAKDNYIFYWMLLVGVFAEIVAGSMGMGYGVICTTTLMLLNIPPHIVSASIHSAESFTTAAGSLSHIKLKNVSKSLVKKLAIPAVIGAVIGAVSLTYLGEYYAKITKTLIAFYTLYLGIQILSNAFKKKQSKALKRKTNLTRLGVIGGFIDSFAGGGWGPLVTGTLIKNAFTPRFAVGSSTVAKFILTLTAAVTFFFTLGIQHWNIILGLLIGGIITAPFSAMLTARLPVKKMFVIIGTLVIVMSSITIYKSVFN; from the coding sequence ATGGTGATTTCAAGAAAAATTCAGGTAAGGCTTAATGTACTCTTTATAACGGTTGCTGTTATATCCGTTTTGGTTTTTTCAATGTATGAACTGGGATATCTGGATGAGCTGCTGAACATTTTGGCAAAAGATAACTATATTTTTTACTGGATGCTTCTGGTGGGCGTTTTTGCGGAAATTGTTGCAGGGTCCATGGGAATGGGATACGGCGTTATCTGTACTACCACTCTTATGCTCCTGAATATTCCGCCGCATATTGTAAGTGCAAGTATTCATTCTGCGGAAAGTTTTACGACAGCGGCGGGAAGCCTCAGCCATATCAAACTGAAAAATGTAAGCAAAAGTCTGGTGAAAAAACTGGCGATTCCGGCGGTCATTGGGGCGGTCATCGGAGCTGTATCTCTGACTTATCTGGGAGAATATTATGCAAAAATCACCAAAACATTAATTGCTTTTTATACTTTATACCTCGGAATCCAGATTCTGTCCAATGCTTTTAAGAAAAAACAAAGCAAAGCTTTGAAAAGAAAAACAAATCTTACCAGGCTGGGAGTGATCGGAGGTTTTATAGATTCGTTTGCCGGAGGAGGGTGGGGGCCTCTGGTTACCGGAACATTGATCAAAAATGCTTTCACACCGAGATTTGCCGTAGGAAGTTCTACGGTGGCCAAATTTATTCTTACCCTCACTGCTGCTGTAACTTTTTTCTTTACCCTGGGAATCCAGCACTGGAATATCATTCTCGGTCTTCTGATAGGCGGAATTATTACCGCGCCCTTTTCAGCAATGCTTACTGCGAGACTTCCGGTAAAGAAAATGTTTGTGATTATCGGAACATTGGTAATCGTGATGAGTTCTATAACTATTTATAAATCAGTTTTTAATTAA